CTCTGCCGGAGGACGAAGTCGCCGGCATGATCCGCGTCGATCACGCCGGAGAGTACGGCGCGCGGCGAATCTACGAGGGACAATTGGCGGTCTTGGGAGACAGCAGCAGCGGGCCGCTGATTCGGAAAATGTACGAACAGGAGAAAGAGCACCTGGACACCTTCGACAGGCTTATCTTGGAACGGCGCGTCAGACCGACGGCGTTGCAGCCGGTCTGGCATGTCGCCGGGTTCCTCCTAGGTGCAGGCACCGCGCTGTTGGGCGAGAAAGCCGCGATGGCCTGCACGGTCGCAATCGAAGAAACCATCGACGAGCATTACGCAGCCCAAGCCGATGCACTTTCCGGCAACAAGGAGGAAGCGCCGTTGAGGGCGACAATCGAGAAGTTTCGTAAAGAAGAACTCGAACACCGCGATATCGGCCTTGAGGAAGGCGCGGAAGAAGCGCCGGGCTATACGTTGCTGACCGGCGCCATCAAGGCTGGGTCGCGGCTCGCGATCTGGCTATCGCAAAAGATTTGAGCTTGTAGAAATAAGGCATTGATCCAACTGGTTCAGTCTTCCAGTTCGCTGTCCCAATACAGGTAGTCATTCCAGCTTTCATGCAAAAAATTAGGCGGAAACCTCCGCCCATTCTTTTGTAACTCATAGGCAGTAGGCACACGGGCCGGTCGCAGGACCGGCATGGCGCATTCCTCAGGCGTCCGGTTGCTCTTTACGAGGTTACAGCTTTGGCAGGCGGCAACAACGTTCTCCCAGGTCGTCCGGCCGCCGCGTGAGCGTGGCATCACATGATCGAACGTCAGCCACTCGGCATGATACCGGTCACCGCAGTACTGGCAGGTAAAACCGTCTCGCAGAAACACATTGAAGCGGGTGAAGGCCGGACGGCGATCCATCTTCACGTACTCGCGTAGTGAGATCACACTCGGCAGACGCATCTTGATACTGGGAGAATGAATCTCGTGCTCGTACTCGGCGATGATGTTCACGCGGTCGAGAAAAACCGCCTTGACCGCATCCTGCCAACCCCAAAGAGACAGTGGAAAATAGCTCAGCGGCCTGAAATCCGCATTCAGCACCAGCGTTTGAAAGCGATCGACGTGCATGTCGTCCAGGCCCCGCGTTTCGCAACAACTTCCCTAAACTCTTACCTTATCCACGATAGAGCTACAAGATATTGTGGTTTCGTCATCGAATTCTTCATCTAACCGTCAAAGAACGCCGCTTACGTTTTTTCCGGCAAACCTCCTTCCACCAGAACCTGACGCAAGAAGGCCGCGCCCAGGCTCAACCCTTCCTCGTCGATGGAATGTCCCAGACCAGGGCGCAGGTCCGACATGACCTTGAACTGCATGGAAAGCAGCGCCTGGGTTGCCGCCGTCAAAGCCGCGGAGGGGACGACCGGATCGGCGTCACCATGTATCAACAGGATCGGCGGCCGAACTTTGATCTCCTGCGGCAAACGTTCCGGCGCCACCAGCGCTCCTGAGTAGCCAACGACCCCGGCCACGGTCTCGGCAAGACGCGGCGCAACATAAAGGCTCATCATCGTGCCCTGGCTGAACCCGACCAGAGCCACAGAGCCAAGCGAAAGACCGTAGTGCTCGGCTTCACGCGCGATGAAGGCCTCCAACTGAGGTGCCGCCGCCTGAACGCCGGAGAGAACCTGACCCGACGATCTGTCCTGAAGGCTGAACCATTGGTAACCGCTCGGCGCCATATCGCATGGATCTGGCGCATTGGGCGAAACGAAGGCCGTATCTGGCAGCACCTGACTGAGCAACGGAGCCAAGCCTATCAGGTCATTGCCGTCCGCACCCAAGCCATGCAGGAAAATCACCAGGGATTTCGCCGGCCCTCCCGAAGCCGGTTCCGCACGCGGTCCATCCAGTTCCTTTAACGCCATAACCACCCTTTCCGAACTCTCGTTAACTCAATCAGGCAACCCCGGATGGCGATATAAATGCCACAGGAAGCGCGCCGCCGCGCCACGGTAGGGACGCCAGCGCCGCTTGGCAACCGCCGCCGCCTTTTTGGTATCAGGACGTTCACGCATGCGCAGCAAGCGCTGCATGGCGACTTGCAAAGCGAGATCTCCGGCCGGAAAGACATCCGGCCGTCCCAGGCTGAACAACAGGTAAATTTCCGCCGTCCAGCGCCCAACTCCCTTGGCGCGGCACAGGTAGGCTATGGCGGCCTCGTCATCCAGTTCGACCAGGTGCCGGAAATCCAATTCCCCGCCTTCCACCATCGCCACCAAGCCGCGCAAGTACACGGCTTTCTGGCGCGACAACCCGAGGCCACGCAACCTCGTCTCATCAAAATGGATCAGGTTTTCGGCCTTCAATCCGGGACTGGCCTCCTCCAGGCGGGCGATAATGGCCCGGGCCGAGGCCACAGAAACCTGTTGTGCCATGACGATCCGCAGGAGGCCCGCCAGCCCCGCTTCATGACCGGGCGGCGGCGGCAGGCCACAAAGCGCGTAGGCAGACGCGAGCTTTTCATCCTTTTTCGCCAGCGCTTCCAGAGCGTAGCGCTGCGTCTCATCTTGCTTGGCTTCGTTGGTCATGGCTGGACTTTATCGCCTGTCTCGGCTACGCGCATCCCATGACAGGAAGCAAAATCCGCCACGTGACCCGTTTTGCGCCCTCTCCGACGGGCCTGATGCACCTTGGCCACGCCCACGCCGCCCTGTTCGCGCAGCGCGCTGCAGGGCCTGAGGGACGATTCCTCCTGCGGATCGAGGATATCGACGTCACCCGCTGCCGTTCGGAGTTCGTAGACGCCATCTATCAGGACTTGGCGTGGTTGGGTCTAACCTGGGAAACCCCGGTACGCCGTCAGTCGGAGCATTTGGACGACTACTGGGAGGCGTTGGAGCAATTGGCCGCACGGCGGCTGCTTTATCCCTGCTTCTGCACACGCAAAGAGATAGAAGAAGAGATCGCCCGCGCCGGCGGCGCACCGCATGGTCCCGAAGGGCAGCTCTATCCCGGCCTTTGCCGCCATTTGGATGGCCGTGAGCGCCGCGACCGGATTGCACGTGGCGAAGGCCACGCCTGGCGTCTGGATGTCGAGCGCGCCGCAGCGGAGGTCGGACCGTTGGAATGGCGTGACATGAGCCGCGGACGGCAGACAGCCGATCCCTTAGCACTGGGTGATGTGGTTCTGGCGCGCAAGGATATCAGGACGAGCTACCATCTTTCGGTCACGCTGGATGACGCGTTGCAGGGCGTCACGCTCGTAACGCGCGGCGAAGACCTGATGCCCGCCACTGCGATCCACCGCCTGTTGCAGGCCCTGTTGGAGCTGCCGGTCCCTGAGTGGCATCACCACGGGCTTCTGCTGGACGACGGCGGTCGGCGGCTGGCAAAACGCGATGCGGCAATGACTTTGCGCGCACTACGCGAAGCTGGGAGATCGTCTGCCGAGGTGCGGGCCCTGGCAGGTTTTCCCGACTGAGCAAGGCCGGTTCAACGCCGGGCCTGGAAAAAATCCTTCAACAAAAGCCCACATTGACTCTCCTGAACGCCCGCCACGATATCCGGCCGGTGATTGCAGCCTGGCTGATCGAAGATACGGGGGCCATGCTCCACTCCACCAGCCTTCGGGTCGTAGGCACCAAAGACAACCCGCGCCAGGCGAGCAAACGAAATGGCTTGCGCGCACATCGGGCAGGGCTCCAGGGTCACGAAGAGCTCCGCGTCGATAAGACGTTTGGAGCCCAGCCGTTTTGCGGCGCTTCGGATGGCCAGCATCTCGGCATGCGCCGTCGGATCATGATCACGTTCCACCCGGTTGTGAGCCACGGCCAACACGGAACCGTCGCGCCGATCAAACAAGACTGCGCCCACCGGCACCTCTCCAGCCTTTGCGGCTTGGCGCGCCTCGTCCAATGCCAGTTCCATTTTGTCGCGTAAGCTCAGCATCACATCGGCGAAGCTCGCTGTTTCTCCCCGGCCCGTCAAGGCAAAGCGGCTTGCCTCGTAGAGAGGGCACCCCTAGAGTGCGGCCTGCGGCCGACCCTGGCTTGCCAAGCCACATGAACCGGAAAAGGCCCGTAATTCCCATGGCGTCCGAGGACAAGGAAATTCAACCAGAAAAATCCGGCAAGCAGCGCCTCGCCAAGGCCATTGCCCGTGCGGGACTCTGTTCGCGCCGGGAGGCGGAAGCCTGGATCGCCGAGGGCCGTGTTACGGTCAATGGGGAGACGGTTCTTAGTCCGGCGCTCGACGTGACCGCTGACCATCGCATCACCGTCGATGGCCGCCCCCTGCCCGCACCCGAGCGGCCGCGCGTGTTTCGCTTTCACAAGCCCGCTGGCGTGGTGGTAACCGCGCGCGACGAATTGGGGCGCCGCACAATTTATGATCTTCTGCCCTCTGGGCTGCCGCGCTTACAACCGGTCGGACGCCTGGACCTCAACACCGAAGGCCTGCTGTTATTGACCAACGACGGTGAGGTTAAGCGAAGCCTGGAGCTGCCGAGCCGCGGGTGGTTGCGTTGCTATCGGGTGCGCGTCTTCGGCACGGTTGACGAAGCCCGCTTGGCCGCCTTGAAGGACGGCCTGACAATCGACGGTTTCTCCTATGGTCCGATCGACGCGAAACTTGAACGCAAGACCGAATCCAACGCTTGGTTGACCATGGGCCTGCGCGAAGGAAAGAACCGCGAGATTCGCAAGGTGCTGGAGCATCTGGGCTTAATGGTCAACCGCCTGATCCGCACCAGTTATGGGCCTTTGCAACTGGGCAACCTGACGCGCGGTGCTGTTTCGGAGGTGCCGCGCGGCGTGCTGCGCGATCAAATGGGCATCGGCGAACCGATCAAGGACCGTACCGGCTTTGCGAAAGCCAAACCGCGCGCCAACCGCCCGTTGCAGAAAGCCCGACGTAAACCCAGGACGGAAGAGAATGCGAATCGTCGGCGGTGAGTTAAAGGGACGACGTCTGGAGGCGCCGGAGGGTAGAAGTGTACGTCCAACCTCCGACCGCGCTCGTGAATCGCTTTTCAATATCCTGACTCAAGGCCGCGTCGCGCGGAACGGCAATCCCCTGGCCGGCGCCAGGGTCCTGGATGGCTTCGCAGGCAGCGGCGCACTGGGGATCGAGGCCCTGTCACGGGGTGCGGCGGAGGCCTTCTTCCTGGAAAAGGACCGCGATGCTTTGGCGGTGCTGCGCCGCAATCTCGCGACCCTGAATCTCGGCAGTCGGGCCCGTGTGGTGCCCGCGGACATTTTGTCGCCACCGCGCGCAGTCCAGCCTTGTGATATCCTCTTTCTGGATCCGCCCTACCGGACCGGATTGGCGGAACCCGCCTTCAAGGCACTTGCCGCCGCCGGGTGGATAGCACCCGGTGCGTTGATTTCTCTTGAAACCGCCCGTAATGAGGACTTCGAAGCACCGGCCGGATATACGCAAATCGACGAACGCCATTACGGAAACGCAAGGCTGACCCTATTTCAATACGAGGCGGATGAACCGTAAACATCCTTGTGCTAAGACAGACTCGAAGACACGAGTGACGTAGCTAGAACCAAAAGGCGTAAAGGTAAGATCGGCACGATGGCAAGCAGGCTCCCCAATCACCTGACACTCGCGCGCATTGCCGCCATCGTTCCGCTGGCCGTGTTGATCGTGACGCCCGGGGTTTGGGCCGCGTGGTTGGCTTTTTTACTCTATCTTGCCGCAGCCCTGACGGATTGGCTGGATGGTTATCTCGCGAGAAAGCTTGGCTCCGTCTCAGCCGTTGGAAAGTTCCTCGATCCCATCGCCGACAAGATGCTGGTTGCCGCCGTCCTGATCATGCTGGTTGCCGACCACCGCCTTATCGACTGGAACTTGATCCCGGTACTCTTGATTCTGGGCCGCGAACTGCTGGTCTCCGGCCTGAGGGAGTATCTCGGTCAAAAGGCTGTCGCTCTGCCTGTCAGCCAACTGGCAAAGTGGAAAACAGGCCTTCAAATGACCGCGCAAGGCGCGATTATTCTGGCCCCGGGCCTGCCTGCCTTGGGCTTCGTCAACGGCGTCGGAATTCTACTGCTCTGGGCCGCAACGCTGCTTACCGTCATTACAGGTGGCGACTACCTGCGCCGCGCCATCCGCTACCTTCGGGCCGCGTGAGGCCTAGCTTTCAGACCACTGTAGCGATTGACATTTTGACTCCAGCAACCTTCTTTCTAGGCAAGAGCGTGAAAAGCGCAACAGCAACAGGAGGCAGCAGGACTTGAAGATTTTTGGTCTCGCCGGATGGAGCGGCAGCGGCAAAACGACCCTGATGGTTAAGCTGCTTGGCGAACTGGTGTCCCGTGGATACCGCGTTTCCACCATCAAACACGCCCACCATGCTTTCGATGTGGACAAACCCGGCAAGGACTCCTACGAGCATCGCCAGGCAGGCGCGGCAGAGGTCATGGTTTCCTCCGCGCAGCGCTGGGCTTTAATGCATGAGCATCGCGGCGCGCCCGAGCCCACCGTCAAGGATCTGGTCGCCCAAATGACCCCCGTTGACCTGCTGTTGATCGAAGGCTTTAAGCGGGAAAGCCATCCCAAGCTCGAAGTTCATCGTCCCGGCGTGGGCAAACCGCTGCTACAACCGGAAGACCCGCAAGTCGTTGCCGTGGCCAGCGACAGTCGTTTGGACGGCCTGTCGGTTCCGGTTCTGGACCTGGATGATGTGTCAGCCATCGCCGACTTCATCCTGACACACCAGGGCCTGACATTGCGCAAGGAAGGGGTTGCCTGACGATGGCGCAGCTCAGCGATGATTGCTTTGCTCACGGCGGGCGGTTGATGCCACTAGCAGAAGCGTTGTCGGCCATCGCCGAACGCAGCGTCGTTCTCTGCGACAGCGAGGTTCAACCGCTTGCGGACTGTCTGGGGCGTATCCTGGCCGAACCCCTTGTTTGTGCTTTTGATGTGCCGCCCCACGCCAACTCGGCTGTCGATGGCTACGCCGTCTTCCACGCCGATCTTTCGGCCGATCGGGAAACCCGCCTGCCGGTCACCGGGCGCGTCGCAGCGGGCACATCGCTCGGGCGTGCGGCAAAGCCCGGCGAAGCGATCCGCATTTTTACCGGCGCGCCGCTGCCCGAGGGCCCCGACACCGTGATGATGCAGGAAGACTGCCGCCTGGAGGGCGACACGGTGATTATTGCACCGGGAATCAAGAAGGGCGCGAACAGCCGCAGGGCGGGGGAGGACATTAAGGCCGGCTCGCAGGTTCTAGTTCCCGGGCAGCGGCTACGCGCTCAGGACCTGGGTCAGGCTGCTGCGGCCGGCAACACGGCCTTGAAGGTTTACCGGCCTCTTCGCATCGCCCTTTTTTCCACCGGCAACGAATTGCGGCAACCCGGGACGGCGTTGGAACCAGGGTCAATTTACGATTCCAACCGCTTCACGCTGTTGGGCCTCCTCAAGGGACTCGGCTGCACGATCACCGACCTTGGCATCCTGCCTGATCGTCATGCCGTGATTCGCGATGCCCTGGAGGTTGCGGCAAAAAGTCACGATGTCATCGTCACCTCGGGAGGCGTATCAGTCGGTGAGGAGGATCACATGAAGCAAGCGGTCGAGGATCTGGGCAAGCTGCACCTCTGGCGCTTGGCGATCAAACCGGGGCGGCCCATCGCCCTTGGACAGGTCGGCGTCGTACCCTTTGTCGGTCTACCGGGTAACCCGGTCGCCGTCATGGTGACCTTCCTAAACGTGGTGCGCCCCCTGTTGTTGGGCCTGATGGGCGCCCGCGACGTGACGGCGCGCCGCTTCAAGGTGCGGGCGGATTTCACACACAAGAAGAAAGTAGACCGGCGCGAATGGGTGCGCGCGACGCTCAGCCCCCTGCCCGACGGCGGTTGGGCGGCGTCCAAATTCCCGCGCCAGGGTGCCGGCATTCTTTCCTCGATGGTGGAGAGCGACGGGTTGGTCGAGCTTGGCGAGGATGTGACCGAGCTGGCGCCGGGAACCATGGTAGACTTTCTGCCCTTCAGTGAGGTTATGCCGTGATGAGATTGCTTTATTTTGCCTGGCTCCGACAGAAGACTGGGATTGGCGAGGAGGAGATCGCTCCCCCGCCGGAAGTGGCAACCGTGGGCGCATTGCTCGATTGGCTGGAAAGGCGTGGGCCGGGTTTTGCCGATGCACTGGCCGACCGGGCGGCCATTCGCGTCGCCGTCAACCAGGACTACGCCCGCGAGAGCGATCCGGTGAAACCCGGTGACGAAGTCGCGCTCTTCCCCCCCGTCACAGGAGGCTGAGGCCCATGATCCGGGTACAAGCGGAGGACTTCGACCTTGGCCGGGAAATGGCGGCCCTGACGGCTGGCAATCATCGGATTGGCGGACTCTGCGTTTTCGTGGGCCTTGTGCGCGATATGGCGAGCGGCGAAGGTATCGCCGCGATGACGCTGGAGCATTACCCCGGCATGACCGAGAAGATGCTGGCTAAGATCGAGGCCGAGGCAAAGGACCGGTGGCCCCTGGAAGCAAGCCTCATCATTCACCGCTACGGCCGCCTTGAGCCCGGCGACCAGATCGTGCTGGTGGCCACCGCCAGCCCGCACCGGGAAGCCGCCTTCGAGGCCTGCCATTTCCTGATCGATTGGCTGAAGACCCAAGCCCCCTTCTGGAAGTTGGAGGATAAGGGCTCCGGCGCTGCCTGGGTGGAAGCCCGCGACAGCGACGACGCCGCCGTCCAGCGCTGGCGCAAGGAAGCCCCCATCAAGGATCGATGAGGTCGTTATTGAGGAGTGTCTGGACGAAGGTCCATTCGTCCAGGCCGGGGGTGATGGCCGGGTCGTAGAGCAGGGCCAGGGCGGCTAGAGCCTTGGCCTGTTCCTCCGGGGTTACCGGCCCTTCCTTGAAGAAAAATTCCTCGGTCGGGTGCAGCCCCAGCGTCACCATCAGCGCGCGAAACAGGCAGTGTTCCACCGTCGGCTCCCCCAGGCGGTGAAAGATGCCGATGAAGCCCTGATGCACGCGGTATCTCTGAGCGGGCGACATAGCGCCCTCTCCGGTCCAGGCGTACTCCGTGGCATAGAACGCTGGATAGGCGCTGCAGCCCTGGGCGATCATGCGCTTGCCGATCTCGCCCGAAAGGAACGGATTCCATACGCCGCTTCGCCGTTTCGGTTTTCGCTCCTTCAAGGCGGAATAGACGCTGATCCCTGCATTGTTTGGTGAGTTGTTCCGCAATTTAAAGGCAGCATGCTTATCATAAGCCTCTGGCAGTGCAGGCACAGCGCTGCGTATCCGTTCATAAAGGTCTAGTAAGTAGGTGTCAGCTTCTCTGCCTTCACCAGAGTTTCGTATCCCTATCGGCCCATTGTCGAAGCGTCTTGTGACCAGGCCGAAGCGCTCCGGCTCATGCCTGGAAGAACCTTCCTCCACATCCTCCGGGAAGAAGAAATGCTTGAGCTCGGCGCGGGTGAGGCGGGGCAAATCTGCGCCTGGCACCGTCCCTGGCCCCAGGATCGGCGGCCAAGGTGTGAGAAGCTCGGGCGCTGGTGCGACCTCCTCCGGCCTGAGGTAGTCGCCATAGTTGCAATCGGTCAGAAGGCACCAGTAAAGCGGCAAATACTGAACCTGTGTCACGACCAAGGCCGCGAGCCCAGCTTTGATGATGGTATTTCTGTAGGCTTTTAGAAAGTTCCTGATAACCATGCGATGAACTGTAGAAAAACTCATCATGCTTTGCAATTTTTCAGAAGCGCCACAAGACCTCAAGCGACCATGCCAAGAGCGGTCCTACTTGAAGAGTTTTTCGGAAACTTTGGCCGCACTCGCTCCGGCCAAGGCATCAATAATGCTAAAGCCGCTCCGGCTTGTTGTGGAGATGCCCCCCACCAAACTGCCCGCAAGCAGCGAAACCAGTTCCGCATCGCCAATCTTGTCGATGACCTCGATCGCGGCCTTTGGGTCTTCCGCAAGCAGCCTCGGTAAGGCCTCCAGATCATCTGCACTCAAAGCCGCGCGCGCAGCGAGGTTGCCGGTAACCGCGCTCACCACGCCAAGGAAGCTACCAAAGGCGCCACCAACCACGCCCCCTGCCGGACCTGCGCCGGAGCTCCCTATAGCCGCACCAGCAATCCCGCCGCCGACCACATTATCGCGGACGGCCTTGGCGAGGTCGAGTACTTGGTTGCGAGCGGTTTGCGGATCGCTCGCCTCAACCAGCTTGGCTAGATTATTCGCAGCCTGAAGCTTGCCGAAGTCCGCCGCCGCCGTCTCATAGACATCGCGCGTATTGGAAAGCGCGTCGCTTGCCGCGCCAAGAGCCGCAGCCTTCTCACTCAGTTCCCTTTCAAGTTTGGTCCGCCTGCCGGGATCGCCAGTTCCGATAAGGTCGCGCCGCAGAGCGTCAATTTCCCCGTTCAGCCGGTCGCTTTCGGCCTGCGCCTCGATCACGCTGGCCGCCTGTGTCTTTAGTTCGTTGAGTTTCTCCTGCTTGTCATTAAAGAACTCTACAGCCTCATCACTCAGATCGCCCTTGGTTCCGGCTCTTCCGAGTAGATCGTCAATGAGATCACCTGCCTCGCCCGCTCGCGTCGGGTTGCTGAACGACTCCTGTTGGCTGTTCTTGGCCCAGATCGCGATGGCTACCTGGCGCGTCGGGGGGGCGTCTTTCCCGAAAATCGCCTGAGCCCCCCCAAACGCCTCTTCATCGCCAATGTTCCCCTGTGAGATGTGCTCCAAAATGTCGTCCCGAGCCTTTACCTGGGCCTTACCCAGGTTACGCTGGGCCTCCTCAATGTCCTTCGCTACGGCCTGTTGACGTTGGGGTCGCGTCGCAGGGTCGTCACGCTCCTCAGCCGATTGTTCCAGGATCGCGCGTTGGCGCTGGCGTTGGTGCTCCAAATCGGCCTGCGCCCGCTCTACGTCTTCGAGGTTACGGCGGGTTGCCTCACCGAAAGGTTGCAGATCGCTTTCGCGTTCTTGCGCATCGGCCTGGGTGGTGGCTTCGTTGCGCTCCGCATCAAAGTCAGTCGGTGGATCGGACTGAGGCGGATCGGCTTTTACTGGATCATCCTGCGGTTTGGCTGCGGCTTGGCTGGGGCTACCGGCGCCGCTGCTGCCAGCGTCGCCACCCTTCGAGACGGGGTCGTTCGACCCCTCCTCAGGGTGAGGATTGTTGCGACGGGTCGAAGACCCCTCAGGGTGAGGGTTATGGCGCGGGGTTGAAGGCCCCTCAGGGTGAGGGGCCTTCAACCCTTCGCTGTTCTCCGTCTCACCTTCATCCTG
The sequence above is a segment of the Limibacillus halophilus genome. Coding sequences within it:
- a CDS encoding demethoxyubiquinone hydroxylase family protein produces the protein MTAAKTTRTASKRRRYLPGDPLPEDEVAGMIRVDHAGEYGARRIYEGQLAVLGDSSSGPLIRKMYEQEKEHLDTFDRLILERRVRPTALQPVWHVAGFLLGAGTALLGEKAAMACTVAIEETIDEHYAAQADALSGNKEEAPLRATIEKFRKEELEHRDIGLEEGAEEAPGYTLLTGAIKAGSRLAIWLSQKI
- a CDS encoding HNH endonuclease, producing MHVDRFQTLVLNADFRPLSYFPLSLWGWQDAVKAVFLDRVNIIAEYEHEIHSPSIKMRLPSVISLREYVKMDRRPAFTRFNVFLRDGFTCQYCGDRYHAEWLTFDHVMPRSRGGRTTWENVVAACQSCNLVKSNRTPEECAMPVLRPARVPTAYELQKNGRRFPPNFLHESWNDYLYWDSELED
- a CDS encoding alpha/beta hydrolase; translated protein: MALKELDGPRAEPASGGPAKSLVIFLHGLGADGNDLIGLAPLLSQVLPDTAFVSPNAPDPCDMAPSGYQWFSLQDRSSGQVLSGVQAAAPQLEAFIAREAEHYGLSLGSVALVGFSQGTMMSLYVAPRLAETVAGVVGYSGALVAPERLPQEIKVRPPILLIHGDADPVVPSAALTAATQALLSMQFKVMSDLRPGLGHSIDEEGLSLGAAFLRQVLVEGGLPEKT
- a CDS encoding DNA-3-methyladenine glycosylase family protein, producing the protein MTNEAKQDETQRYALEALAKKDEKLASAYALCGLPPPPGHEAGLAGLLRIVMAQQVSVASARAIIARLEEASPGLKAENLIHFDETRLRGLGLSRQKAVYLRGLVAMVEGGELDFRHLVELDDEAAIAYLCRAKGVGRWTAEIYLLFSLGRPDVFPAGDLALQVAMQRLLRMRERPDTKKAAAVAKRRWRPYRGAAARFLWHLYRHPGLPD
- the gluQRS gene encoding tRNA glutamyl-Q(34) synthetase GluQRS; this translates as MTGSKIRHVTRFAPSPTGLMHLGHAHAALFAQRAAGPEGRFLLRIEDIDVTRCRSEFVDAIYQDLAWLGLTWETPVRRQSEHLDDYWEALEQLAARRLLYPCFCTRKEIEEEIARAGGAPHGPEGQLYPGLCRHLDGRERRDRIARGEGHAWRLDVERAAAEVGPLEWRDMSRGRQTADPLALGDVVLARKDIRTSYHLSVTLDDALQGVTLVTRGEDLMPATAIHRLLQALLELPVPEWHHHGLLLDDGGRRLAKRDAAMTLRALREAGRSSAEVRALAGFPD
- a CDS encoding nucleoside deaminase, which translates into the protein MELALDEARQAAKAGEVPVGAVLFDRRDGSVLAVAHNRVERDHDPTAHAEMLAIRSAAKRLGSKRLIDAELFVTLEPCPMCAQAISFARLARVVFGAYDPKAGGVEHGPRIFDQPGCNHRPDIVAGVQESQCGLLLKDFFQARR
- a CDS encoding pseudouridine synthase; this translates as MASEDKEIQPEKSGKQRLAKAIARAGLCSRREAEAWIAEGRVTVNGETVLSPALDVTADHRITVDGRPLPAPERPRVFRFHKPAGVVVTARDELGRRTIYDLLPSGLPRLQPVGRLDLNTEGLLLLTNDGEVKRSLELPSRGWLRCYRVRVFGTVDEARLAALKDGLTIDGFSYGPIDAKLERKTESNAWLTMGLREGKNREIRKVLEHLGLMVNRLIRTSYGPLQLGNLTRGAVSEVPRGVLRDQMGIGEPIKDRTGFAKAKPRANRPLQKARRKPRTEENANRRR
- the rsmD gene encoding 16S rRNA (guanine(966)-N(2))-methyltransferase RsmD, with amino-acid sequence MRIVGGELKGRRLEAPEGRSVRPTSDRARESLFNILTQGRVARNGNPLAGARVLDGFAGSGALGIEALSRGAAEAFFLEKDRDALAVLRRNLATLNLGSRARVVPADILSPPRAVQPCDILFLDPPYRTGLAEPAFKALAAAGWIAPGALISLETARNEDFEAPAGYTQIDERHYGNARLTLFQYEADEP
- the pgsA gene encoding CDP-diacylglycerol--glycerol-3-phosphate 3-phosphatidyltransferase, whose protein sequence is MASRLPNHLTLARIAAIVPLAVLIVTPGVWAAWLAFLLYLAAALTDWLDGYLARKLGSVSAVGKFLDPIADKMLVAAVLIMLVADHRLIDWNLIPVLLILGRELLVSGLREYLGQKAVALPVSQLAKWKTGLQMTAQGAIILAPGLPALGFVNGVGILLLWAATLLTVITGGDYLRRAIRYLRAA
- the mobB gene encoding molybdopterin-guanine dinucleotide biosynthesis protein B, which gives rise to MKIFGLAGWSGSGKTTLMVKLLGELVSRGYRVSTIKHAHHAFDVDKPGKDSYEHRQAGAAEVMVSSAQRWALMHEHRGAPEPTVKDLVAQMTPVDLLLIEGFKRESHPKLEVHRPGVGKPLLQPEDPQVVAVASDSRLDGLSVPVLDLDDVSAIADFILTHQGLTLRKEGVA
- a CDS encoding molybdopterin molybdotransferase MoeA, which gives rise to MAQLSDDCFAHGGRLMPLAEALSAIAERSVVLCDSEVQPLADCLGRILAEPLVCAFDVPPHANSAVDGYAVFHADLSADRETRLPVTGRVAAGTSLGRAAKPGEAIRIFTGAPLPEGPDTVMMQEDCRLEGDTVIIAPGIKKGANSRRAGEDIKAGSQVLVPGQRLRAQDLGQAAAAGNTALKVYRPLRIALFSTGNELRQPGTALEPGSIYDSNRFTLLGLLKGLGCTITDLGILPDRHAVIRDALEVAAKSHDVIVTSGGVSVGEEDHMKQAVEDLGKLHLWRLAIKPGRPIALGQVGVVPFVGLPGNPVAVMVTFLNVVRPLLLGLMGARDVTARRFKVRADFTHKKKVDRREWVRATLSPLPDGGWAASKFPRQGAGILSSMVESDGLVELGEDVTELAPGTMVDFLPFSEVMP
- the moaD gene encoding molybdopterin converting factor subunit 1, producing MRLLYFAWLRQKTGIGEEEIAPPPEVATVGALLDWLERRGPGFADALADRAAIRVAVNQDYARESDPVKPGDEVALFPPVTGG
- a CDS encoding molybdenum cofactor biosynthesis protein MoaE, with product MIRVQAEDFDLGREMAALTAGNHRIGGLCVFVGLVRDMASGEGIAAMTLEHYPGMTEKMLAKIEAEAKDRWPLEASLIIHRYGRLEPGDQIVLVATASPHREAAFEACHFLIDWLKTQAPFWKLEDKGSGAAWVEARDSDDAAVQRWRKEAPIKDR